A window from Streptomyces genisteinicus encodes these proteins:
- a CDS encoding MFS transporter — protein sequence MTEASEPHTIADRKDATAGPTPHPQRWLILSALCLAVLLVLLDNTVLTVAIPSMTESLNASTASIQWVMNGYTLAVGGLLMTTGSLADRIGRRKALLIGVALFTLFSGVASMADSPAQLIAGRIGMGVGAALLMPSTLAVLMQVFPEKERPKAIGVWTAVGAVGVALGPVLGGFMLNHFWWGSVLLINVPVGLAALITMIVLVPESRDPQVRKIDVPGVVLSILMSVGLVYAIISVPEHGWSSVHVVVPFTVGAVSLVSFAYWERRCAEPMLDVSLFRNPAFSGAVSSTALTYVALAGSLFLFTQYLQFVMDYSPLEAGLGVVPMALALMMVTAFGPKLAEKIGTPATMTTGLSLMGAGLLILSMLDRDSGYGLALAGLAVMGAGAGIAMPTASNALVSSIPVERAGVAGGLNSTMQEFGSACGIAVMGSFAAALFASRVPDSIPEDATDSVGEALGVAARGDDPALLIQQVGEAFASGISVSMRIGAALAIAAGVLAWALLRRNSVPPEEAAPQGDEVPAQASAAEAERKDTSGVS from the coding sequence ATGACCGAGGCCTCTGAGCCGCACACGATTGCGGACAGGAAGGATGCGACAGCAGGACCCACCCCCCACCCACAGCGCTGGCTGATCCTGAGCGCGCTCTGTCTCGCCGTACTGCTGGTGCTGCTGGACAACACGGTGCTGACCGTGGCGATCCCGTCGATGACGGAGTCGCTCAACGCCTCGACCGCGTCGATCCAGTGGGTGATGAACGGCTACACGCTGGCGGTCGGCGGCCTGCTCATGACGACGGGCTCCCTGGCCGACCGGATCGGGCGCCGCAAGGCGCTCCTGATCGGCGTGGCGCTGTTCACGCTGTTCTCCGGAGTGGCCTCGATGGCCGACAGCCCGGCGCAGCTGATCGCCGGGCGCATCGGCATGGGTGTCGGCGCGGCGCTGCTGATGCCCAGCACCCTGGCCGTCCTCATGCAGGTGTTCCCCGAGAAGGAGCGGCCGAAGGCCATCGGCGTGTGGACCGCGGTGGGCGCGGTCGGCGTCGCCCTCGGGCCCGTGCTCGGCGGGTTCATGCTCAACCACTTCTGGTGGGGCTCGGTCCTGCTGATCAACGTGCCGGTCGGTCTGGCCGCGCTGATCACGATGATCGTCCTGGTCCCCGAGTCGCGTGATCCGCAGGTCCGGAAGATCGACGTGCCCGGTGTGGTGCTGTCCATCCTGATGAGCGTCGGCCTGGTGTACGCGATCATCTCGGTGCCGGAGCACGGCTGGAGCTCCGTCCACGTGGTGGTCCCGTTCACGGTCGGCGCGGTGTCGCTGGTGTCCTTCGCGTACTGGGAGCGCCGCTGCGCGGAACCGATGCTGGACGTCTCGCTGTTCAGGAACCCGGCGTTCAGCGGTGCCGTCAGCAGCACGGCGCTGACCTACGTCGCGCTGGCGGGCTCGCTGTTCCTGTTCACCCAGTACCTGCAGTTCGTGATGGACTACAGCCCGCTGGAGGCGGGGCTCGGTGTCGTGCCGATGGCGCTCGCGCTCATGATGGTGACCGCGTTCGGGCCGAAGCTCGCGGAGAAGATCGGCACTCCCGCCACGATGACCACCGGTCTGAGCCTGATGGGAGCCGGTCTGCTCATCCTGAGCATGCTGGACCGCGACTCCGGCTACGGCCTGGCCCTGGCCGGTCTCGCCGTGATGGGCGCCGGCGCCGGCATCGCCATGCCGACCGCGTCCAACGCCCTCGTGAGCTCCATCCCGGTGGAGCGCGCCGGAGTGGCGGGCGGACTCAACTCCACGATGCAGGAGTTCGGCAGCGCCTGCGGCATCGCGGTCATGGGCAGCTTCGCCGCCGCGCTGTTCGCCTCGCGTGTGCCGGACTCGATTCCCGAGGACGCGACGGACTCCGTCGGCGAGGCCCTGGGCGTGGCCGCCCGCGGCGACGACCCGGCGCTGCTCATCCAGCAGGTGGGCGAGGCGTTCGCCTCCGGCATCTCGGTGAGCATGCGCATCGGCGCGGCCCTGGCCATCGCGGCCGGTGTGCTGGCGTGGGCGCTGCTGCGCAGGAACTCGGTCCCGCCCGAGGAGGCCGCGCCGCAGGGGGACGAGGTCCCGGCGCAGGCGTCGGCGGCCGAGGCGGAGCGGAAGGACACCTCGGGGGTCTCCTGA
- a CDS encoding DUF5302 domain-containing protein, producing MADTPPAHHAEEDAAKRRFREALAKKTRNSQARAAQEEGRLKVKNASGAADQKRFFRRKTG from the coding sequence ATGGCTGACACGCCCCCCGCGCACCATGCCGAAGAGGATGCGGCCAAGCGCCGGTTCCGGGAAGCCCTTGCGAAGAAGACACGCAACTCGCAGGCGCGTGCCGCTCAGGAGGAAGGCCGGCTGAAGGTCAAGAACGCGAGTGGCGCCGCCGATCAGAAGCGGTTCTTCCGGCGCAAGACCGGGTGA
- a CDS encoding DUF5302 domain-containing protein, translated as MAETPENNAEEKSARDRFREALERKQNQTRSQQAHEDGRMKVKSMSGQAGKKRYIRRKTG; from the coding sequence ATGGCGGAGACGCCGGAGAACAACGCCGAGGAGAAGTCCGCCCGCGACCGGTTCCGCGAGGCGCTGGAGCGCAAGCAGAACCAGACCCGCTCCCAGCAGGCGCACGAGGACGGCCGCATGAAGGTGAAGAGCATGAGCGGCCAGGCGGGCAAGAAGCGGTACATCCGGAGGAAGACCGGCTGA
- a CDS encoding NAD(P)H-binding protein, which translates to MILVTGATGTVGREVVRRLPEGVPARLLSRNAASAPVRPAHEAVVADYGDDASLGRALAGVRTALLVTCRVGEQDDVRFLRAARRAGVERVVKLSAAAVLDPLADDLITRWQRDNEKALRDSGLEWTLLRPRSFMSNTLSWAASVRSERVVRALYGTSANACADPRDIAEVAVRTLTEGGHAGRSYTLTGPAAVTPVEQAHHLGQALGVTLRFEELTPERTLAALRTRHPEPVAQALMASALRQRDGAKTQVVDAVRSVTGSPARPFRVWAEDHRAAFGPEPAGAAAAHGV; encoded by the coding sequence ATGATCCTGGTGACCGGTGCGACGGGGACGGTGGGGCGCGAGGTCGTACGGCGGCTGCCCGAGGGCGTGCCCGCCCGCCTGCTGAGCCGCAACGCCGCGTCGGCCCCGGTCCGGCCGGCCCATGAGGCCGTCGTCGCCGACTACGGGGACGACGCCTCGCTCGGGCGCGCGCTGGCCGGCGTGCGGACGGCGCTCCTGGTGACCTGCCGGGTCGGCGAGCAGGACGACGTGCGCTTCCTGCGGGCCGCCCGCAGGGCGGGCGTGGAACGGGTGGTGAAGCTGTCGGCGGCGGCCGTGCTCGACCCGCTGGCCGACGACCTCATCACCCGCTGGCAGCGCGACAACGAGAAGGCGCTGCGGGACAGCGGCCTGGAGTGGACGCTGCTGCGACCGCGCTCGTTCATGAGCAACACGCTGTCGTGGGCGGCGTCCGTCCGCTCGGAGCGGGTGGTCAGGGCGCTGTACGGGACGTCGGCCAACGCCTGCGCCGATCCCCGGGACATCGCGGAGGTCGCCGTGCGGACGCTGACCGAAGGCGGGCACGCGGGCCGTTCCTACACGCTGACCGGACCGGCGGCCGTCACCCCCGTGGAGCAGGCGCACCATCTCGGCCAGGCGCTCGGCGTCACCCTGCGCTTCGAGGAGCTGACGCCCGAGAGGACGCTCGCGGCGCTGCGGACGCGCCACCCGGAGCCGGTGGCGCAGGCCCTCATGGCCTCCGCGCTCCGGCAGCGCGACGGGGCCAAGACCCAGGTCGTGGACGCGGTGCGCTCGGTGACCGGATCACCGGCGCGGCCGTTCCGGGTGTGGGCCGAGGACCACCGGGCGGCGTTCGGGCCGGAGCCGGCCGGGGCGGCGGCGGCGCACGGCGTGTGA
- a CDS encoding 4'-phosphopantetheinyl transferase family protein, translating to MIERLLPPGVATAVAHGDPDIPEELLPGEEERVHRSVPARRREYATARRCARTALAALGLPEPPLPAGPSGAPRWPVGVVGSITHCEGYRAAAVARTTGTAALGIDAERHLPLPGGALGHIADDAERACLARLAQDRPGVCWDTVLFSAKEAVYKAWHPHFPRKLSFADASLTFRTEPAGTCGTFTARLLVPGSPYGCFPGRWTVADGLVVTAVHLAAPSA from the coding sequence TTGATCGAACGTCTCCTCCCCCCGGGCGTGGCCACCGCCGTCGCCCACGGCGACCCGGACATCCCGGAAGAGCTCCTGCCCGGCGAGGAGGAACGCGTCCACCGCTCCGTGCCCGCCCGGCGCCGGGAGTACGCCACGGCCAGGCGCTGCGCGCGGACCGCCCTCGCCGCCCTGGGGCTGCCGGAGCCACCCCTGCCGGCCGGGCCGTCGGGTGCGCCCCGCTGGCCCGTCGGAGTCGTCGGCAGCATCACCCACTGCGAGGGGTACCGGGCCGCGGCGGTCGCCCGCACGACCGGCACCGCGGCTCTGGGCATCGATGCGGAACGGCATCTGCCGCTGCCCGGGGGCGCGCTGGGACACATCGCCGACGACGCGGAACGGGCGTGCCTCGCACGGCTGGCGCAGGACCGGCCGGGCGTCTGCTGGGACACGGTGCTCTTCAGCGCAAAGGAGGCCGTCTACAAGGCCTGGCACCCCCACTTCCCGCGGAAGCTGTCGTTCGCGGACGCGTCGCTGACCTTCCGGACGGAGCCCGCCGGCACCTGCGGCACGTTCACCGCGCGGCTCCTCGTACCGGGTTCCCCGTACGGCTGCTTCCCGGGTCGCTGGACCGTGGCGGACGGCCTGGTGGTCACTGCGGTGCACCTGGCGGCGCCGTCCGCCTGA